CGTTCCTGGCAAGATGGCCCAGGGTAATCAAAGCCGGAACTGAAACTGACGCATTGGTGTGCCAGATAGACATGCTGTCTTCCTTTGCGGCTTTGTTGCAACAAAAACTTTCTTTTGAAGATGCGCCCGATAGCTTTAATCAGATAGATGCTTTCCTTGCAAAGCCGGTAAAAGGGCGTGAGTCACTCGTGTTACAGGGAGGTACATTAGCCCTTAAAAAGGGAAACTGGAAGTATATTGAGCCAAGTGATGGAATTGCTTATATGCCTCTGACGGGTACCGAAACCGGTAATGACAAAAAACCGCAGTTGTATGACCTGGGCAAGGACCTGGGTGAAAAAAGCAATGTTGCTGCCCAAAACCGGAACAAAGTAAAACTGATGCAGGAAGAGCTGGATAAAATCAGAGAAGCTGGCAGGAGCCGGTATTAGTTTGATACTGAACGTTTTTTTTGTAGTCATTTTTTGTAAACGGGAGCCGTAAGGGGCAGCCGTTTACAAAAAATGGGAACCTCTATAGTCCGTCCTGTGTACCGAGCAGATCCTTTAAAGATTCACGCCTTCTGATGAGCTTTGCGGAGCCGTGGTCTACCAGTACTTCAGCTGGCCTGAATCTGGCGTTATAATGAGAGCTCATCGTGTAGCCATAAGCCCCTGCATTCAGCATAACCAGAATATCACCCGGACGAACCTCCGAAAGTGTGCGGTCTGATGCAAAAGTGTCAGTTTCACAGATGTACCCCACCACATTGTATGTCTTTTCGGTTCCTCCCGGATTGGAGGTATTAAGTATATGATGATAGGAGCCGTACATCATCGGGCGGATCAGGTGGTTGAGGCCGGTGTCGACATGGACAAAATTACGTGCCGGATCCTCCTTGACAACCGTTGTGGTAGTAAGCAGGTATCCTGACTCGCTTACCAGGAATTTACCAGGTTCAAACCAAAGCTGCAACTCACGCCCATACTCGGCACAGAATTTTTTGAAACGCTCTGAGATTTTGGTACCAAGTAAATGCATGTCGGTTATTTCGTCGCCCGGCTTGTAGGATACCTTAAATCCGCCGCCAAGGTCAACGATCTGAAGGTCTGGGAAACGTTTGGCGGTTTCAAAGAGGATATCTGCAACCTGGATGAAAGGTTCGGCATCCTTAATGTCGGAACCGGTGTGCTGGTGCAAACCGATCACTTTAATGCCGTAACGGTTTACAACTTCCAGTATCTGCTCAATTAATAATACCGAAATTCCGAATTTGGAGTCGGCATGTGCGGTCATGATCTTGGCATTTCCACCCGCAGCCACATTCGGTTTGATCCGGATCAGGCAGGGTTTAGTACTGCCATAAGTCTTTCCGAACCACTCCAGAAGGGGTATACTGTCTACATTAACCAAAGCACCTGCTTCTACTGCCTCCTTCACCTCATGGAAAGGAACACCGCTGGGGGTAAAGGTGATCTGGCCTGCGTCGTACCCGGCAAGCCGCCCCATTTCAAATTCCCCGGGTGAGACTACATCCAGTTCTACACCAATTTCCCGCATCAGCCGGAGAATAGAAAGGTTGGTATTGGCTTTACAGGCATATTTGATTTTCATGTTCACCGAAGAGAAGGCCTCCTGCAGTTCTGCCACTTTGCGGCGGATGGTGCCACCGTCATAAACATACAACGGGCTGCCGTAAGTTTCTATCAGTTCTGACGGGCTAATGCCTTGTATTTGATAGGTATTGTTTTCTGAGAGCTGCATTATTTCAAATTGTAATTCTTGTTTTTATTGTCAGAACCGCCCTCAGGCGGTCAGATATTTGTCCAGATACACCGACATTTCCTCCTGGAGTTTCTTTGCCTCCAATCCGGCATGGAGGGCAAAATCTACACCATTACCAGCATATATGATACTTCGGGACGCGTTGACGAGCAGGCCGCATGATTTGTTCATGCCAAAACGGGAAACTTCCTCAAGGTTTCCTCCTTGTGCACCCACACCAGGAACCAGCAGGAAATGTGCGGGAGCAATGGTCCGGATATGCGCAATGTCCTGTGTCTGAGTGGCGCCAACAACATAGATCATCCTGTCGGCACCGGCCCACGTTTGTGATATTCGAAGTACTTCTTCAAACAAGGCCCCGTTTTCTGTTTTCAATCGCTGAAAATCTGAACTTCCTGCATTGGAGGTAAGCGCGAGCAGTATCACCCATTTTTCTTCAAATTCCAGGAATGGGAGTACGGAATCGCTTCCCATATAAGGTGCTACTGTTACAGCATCAAAGTCGAGTCCGGAAGATTTGGGGTCAAAAAAAGTGCGGGCATATAGTCCTGAGGTGTTTCCGATATCTCCCCTTTTTGCATCTGCAATGGTAAAATGGCTTTTTGGGATGTACTCAATTGTTTTCTGCAGACTTTCCCAACCCTTTGCACCTAATGCTTCGTAAAATGCAATATTGGGTTTGTAGGAAACGCAATATTCCGCAGTAGCATCTATGATCTGTTTGTTAAAGGCAAAAATGGGGTCCTGTTCTTTCAGCAGGTGAGACGGGATTTTTTTAATATCAGTGTCAAGACCAACACAGAGATAGGATCTCTTGGTTAAAATCTGTTCAAAAAGCGCTTCGTAAGTCATGATATTTTAAATATTGCGCCGAAATTACAACGTCTGCCAATAGATTCATAAATTTGTGCAGATATAAAATGATAACGTTCAGCAATAAAACCAACATAACACCCATGCACATCCGGGAAACATCGATTTCAGGTTTGATTGAGTTTACTCCAAGAATTTTTGAAGACGAAAGGGGGCTGTTTTTTGAATCCTTCAATAGTGCTTCGTTTGAACAGTACGGTTTGCCCACCAACTTTGTTCAGGATAACCAGTCTTTCTCTAAAAAAGGAGTTGTTCGCGGGTTACATTTTCAAAATGCGCCTTTTGCCCAAGGCAAATTGGTGAGGGTTATTTCCGGCCGGGTGTTGGATGTTGCCGTGGATATTCGTCCTGAATCCCCGACTTTTGGAAAGTACGAGGTTTTTGAATTAACCGGAGAACGTAATAACATGGCATATATCCCGGAGGGTTTTGCGCACGGTTTTGCTGCGCTGGAAGATTCCATTTTTAGCTACAAATGTACTAACGTATACAACAAGCAAAGCGAGTCGGGAATTTTATGGAATGATCCTTCCCTGAATATAGACTGGGGCGTGGCGAATCCTATTGTTTCTGAAAAGGACCTACTCCTTCCTACCTTCAAATCTTTATTCAGTAAACAAGACCTCTGAGACGCCGGGGATTGATTTTATCAGCTCGCCCGCCTATTTTTCAAAAAGCTCTTCCAGGGCTTTTGATGCAACTTTTTTGGCGGAGTTGGGATTCTGCCCGGTAATAAGCCGCTCGTCCATTTCGATGTACTCGATAAATGGTATTACAGATTTGGTGAAATGTGCCCCGCGTTCCTTAAGGACGTCTTCCAGATAAAAGGGTACTTCACTCACCAGGCTCATCAGTGTTTCTTCCATGCTGGTAAATCCGGTAAGGTATTTGTCCTGCAGCAGGTAGGTGCCGTCGGACAGGCGCACATTGATGAGCCCGCAAACTCCATGGCTGACGGCGGTTACCATTCCGCCATTTTCGTATATTTTCTGGGTTATTTCCTGAAGTCCTTTGTGGTCGGTCAGATCCCACATTGCGCCATGTCCGCCCGCGAAATAGATCAGGCGGTAATCTCCCGCGTTGATTTGAGAGGGGCTTAGGGAATTTTTAATTTTAAACTGAAATGCCTGATCCTCTGAATATTGAAGATTGATCTCGTCTTTCAGATCAAGGCTTCGTTCGTCCATAGGAATTTCTCCTCCCTGGGGGCTTACAATGTCAACCAATAAACGCCGTTTGACCATACAATCATAAAAGTGCGTCAGTTCATTGAGCCACAGGCCGGTTTTACCTGTTTTCGACGGATAGGAATCGTGGTTGGTACAGACAATGAGTACTTTCATGGCATGGCAGATTTGGTTTTTGAAAACCCGGTTTAACCAGGGAACTGAAACCTGGTAACAATCGGTGAAATATACCAGAATTTGGGTTCACTTGGGGTATTCATACCGGATAAATCAGAATCATTTCTGCTGAACGGGCAGTATACAGGTTTGGAAGGTTTTTTGGTAAAGTCCGGTTGGCGAGGCAGAGGCAAATAAAGAGAAGCCTTGGATGGCTAAGGTAAGTTTACAATAACTGGTTTTTGTAAGCAAAGGCCACGGCGGCGGCAGTGGTTTTAGTGCCGGTTTTTTCCAATACCCTCAGCCTGTGTCCTTCCACGGTACGTACGCTGATGAATAACTTTTCGCTGATTTCCACCGTAGATAACCCGTCACAGATCAGTTGTAAAACTTCCTGCTCACGCGAAGACAGTGCTACATTACAAGCATTGGGGAAAAAAGGATGTTTATTGGGCTGGCGATTTACCATTTTACGGTGCATGGCCTTGGAAACAAAATCGTTGTAGTAAAATCCTTCTTCTGCTACACGGCGGATCGCTTTTTCCACTTCATCCGGGCTGGTGTCTTTTAACAGGTATCCTTGTACGCCTTTTTCAAGCATATGGATCACAAAGCGATCCTCATTATACATGGAAACAACAATTACCTTAATCTCCGGAAAGCGTTCGAAAGCTAGCTCGGTTGCCTGGATACCATCCATTACGGGCATCTGCAGATCCATAAAGATAATA
This portion of the Dyadobacter sp. CECT 9275 genome encodes:
- the lysA gene encoding diaminopimelate decarboxylase; translation: MQLSENNTYQIQGISPSELIETYGSPLYVYDGGTIRRKVAELQEAFSSVNMKIKYACKANTNLSILRLMREIGVELDVVSPGEFEMGRLAGYDAGQITFTPSGVPFHEVKEAVEAGALVNVDSIPLLEWFGKTYGSTKPCLIRIKPNVAAGGNAKIMTAHADSKFGISVLLIEQILEVVNRYGIKVIGLHQHTGSDIKDAEPFIQVADILFETAKRFPDLQIVDLGGGFKVSYKPGDEITDMHLLGTKISERFKKFCAEYGRELQLWFEPGKFLVSESGYLLTTTTVVKEDPARNFVHVDTGLNHLIRPMMYGSYHHILNTSNPGGTEKTYNVVGYICETDTFASDRTLSEVRPGDILVMLNAGAYGYTMSSHYNARFRPAEVLVDHGSAKLIRRRESLKDLLGTQDGL
- the pyrF gene encoding orotidine-5'-phosphate decarboxylase, translating into MTYEALFEQILTKRSYLCVGLDTDIKKIPSHLLKEQDPIFAFNKQIIDATAEYCVSYKPNIAFYEALGAKGWESLQKTIEYIPKSHFTIADAKRGDIGNTSGLYARTFFDPKSSGLDFDAVTVAPYMGSDSVLPFLEFEEKWVILLALTSNAGSSDFQRLKTENGALFEEVLRISQTWAGADRMIYVVGATQTQDIAHIRTIAPAHFLLVPGVGAQGGNLEEVSRFGMNKSCGLLVNASRSIIYAGNGVDFALHAGLEAKKLQEEMSVYLDKYLTA
- the rfbC gene encoding dTDP-4-dehydrorhamnose 3,5-epimerase; this encodes MHIRETSISGLIEFTPRIFEDERGLFFESFNSASFEQYGLPTNFVQDNQSFSKKGVVRGLHFQNAPFAQGKLVRVISGRVLDVAVDIRPESPTFGKYEVFELTGERNNMAYIPEGFAHGFAALEDSIFSYKCTNVYNKQSESGILWNDPSLNIDWGVANPIVSEKDLLLPTFKSLFSKQDL
- a CDS encoding type 1 glutamine amidotransferase domain-containing protein, with amino-acid sequence MKVLIVCTNHDSYPSKTGKTGLWLNELTHFYDCMVKRRLLVDIVSPQGGEIPMDERSLDLKDEINLQYSEDQAFQFKIKNSLSPSQINAGDYRLIYFAGGHGAMWDLTDHKGLQEITQKIYENGGMVTAVSHGVCGLINVRLSDGTYLLQDKYLTGFTSMEETLMSLVSEVPFYLEDVLKERGAHFTKSVIPFIEYIEMDERLITGQNPNSAKKVASKALEELFEK
- a CDS encoding response regulator transcription factor; amino-acid sequence: MKVLKLGIADDHELFRKGFISMLSGIPDFNFVLEAANGQELLDKLPDNTPDIIFMDLQMPVMDGIQATELAFERFPEIKVIVVSMYNEDRFVIHMLEKGVQGYLLKDTSPDEVEKAIRRVAEEGFYYNDFVSKAMHRKMVNRQPNKHPFFPNACNVALSSREQEVLQLICDGLSTVEISEKLFISVRTVEGHRLRVLEKTGTKTTAAAVAFAYKNQLL